One window of Dermacentor andersoni chromosome 7, qqDerAnde1_hic_scaffold, whole genome shotgun sequence genomic DNA carries:
- the LOC140219613 gene encoding uncharacterized protein: protein MESMALHRLEWIASALDAFAPEQSGFRRLRSTADSLAYVVTTLEDAASRHEARYLVLLDVERAFDGLTHGTIIVALRELRITGRLLDYVSAFLNDRTLRVRVGDAVSTHSSVTSGVPQGTVLSPYLFILALARLPDFIPKGSGMGQPAPEFSTLIASLPQLLPLPPSPHASALLDVNITVPGVKSKRQTAPCAMQQETVALIFEHIRDRLLVYTDGSVSSNGSIAAACTAADISLSRQCHLRFPASSTAAELAAIDLAADLLLQQCGVSSAAILSDSRAALCMLRKDYAGLPLVQRVGSKLCHLVNQGCDFGLQWVPAHNGLPGYEAADSLAKQALSTRFPLASYVTGFDVAKTAILRILRAQYPDPRVPAGFLK from the exons ATGGAGTCCATGGCTTTGCACCGCCTTGAATGGATTGCCTCCGCCCTAGACGCCTTTGCTCCTGAACAAAGCGGCTTCCGCCGACTGCGCTCGACAGCTGATTCCCTCGCGTACGTTGTCACTACGCTCGAGGACGCGGCAAGCCGCCACGAAGCCAGATACCTGGTGCTGCTTGATGTGGAACGCGCGTTCGACGGCCTCACGCACGGCACCATCATTGTAGCGCTTCGCGAGCTGCGTATCACCGGCCGCCTACTGGACTATGTCTCGGCCTTTCTTAACGACCGAACGCTCAGagtgcgcgtgggtgacgcggtCAGCACACACAGTAGCGTGacctctggtgttcctcagggcactGTCCTCAGCCCTTACCTCTTCATATTGGCGCTGGCAAGGCTCCCTGATTTCATaccgaag ggctcgggcatgggccagcCTGCCCCCGAGTTCAGCACTCTCATCGCCTCTTTGCCTCAACTCCTCCCCCTGCCACCttcgccgcacgcctccgcgctcCTCGACGTAAACATCACCGTCCCGGGCGTCAAAAGCAAGCGACAAACGGCACCGTGTGCCATGCAGCAGGAGACGGTTGCATTGATCTTCGAACATATACGCGACCGACTCCTAGTGTACACTGACGGATCCGTGTCCAGTAACGGTTCCATCGCTGCCGCGTGCACGGCAGCGGACATTTCTCTGTCTCGACAGTGCCACCTTCGTTTTCCTGCCTCGTCGACAGCCGCCGAACTCGCGGCGATTGACCTCGCGGCTGACCTACTTCTTCAGCAGTGCGGTGTCTCGTCTGCCGCGATACTGTCGGACTCGCGTGCGGCTCTGTGCATGCTGAGGAAGGACTATGCCGGTCTTCcgcttgtgcagcgcgtgggatcaaAACTGTGCCATCtcgtaaatcagggctgcgaTTTTGGATTGCAGTGGGTCCCGGCGCACAACGGCCTGCCCGGGTACGAAGCGGCCGACTCCCTCGCGAAGCAAGCTCTCTCaactcgcttccccctcgccagctACGTCACGGGtttcgacgtggccaagacggcgATACTGCGCATCCTCCGCGCGCAGTACCCGGATCCACGCGTTCCTGCAG gatttctgaagtga